In the genome of Candidatus Glassbacteria bacterium, the window CCCAGCCCGTCGCGACCGTCGTAGAGCGCATAACCCGGCCTGTCCGCCAGCCATTGGCCCGCGGGATGTCCCTGGCCGCGGAGCTGCTTGAGCTGCGGCCCCACTCGGATCAGTCCGTGGGTGCCCCTGCCCGCGGCCTCGGCGTCGAGGATGATGTCGCTCAGCACCGCGGCGTCGCGTTCTCCCAGACCGGCATTGCGGTACAGTTTTTCCAGCCGCACGCGCAGCCGGGCCAGCTCCAGTTTAGGCATCGATAGTTCCTCTCGAGCTCTCCGACATTCCTGATCTGCGCTCAGCGTTCAAACGGATTGGAAAATAGCGGGAGAGCGGATTATATTCAACCCTCGTCAGACGGGTGACAATTGACATTATCACGGGACGGAGTGTTGGAGATGGCGGATTTCGATCTTGAGGAAGTGCTGAAGCTGGCGCGGGACGCCGGCCAGTTGGCTAAAAACTATTTCGGCAATGTAAGCGCCCAGCGAAAAGCGGACAATACGCTGGTAACCCGGGCCGACCGCGAGGCGGAGCAGCTGGCGCGCGAGCGCCTGGCCGAAATCACTCCCGGCTGGCCCGTGTTGGGCGAGGAGGAGGGAAAGGGAGGCGAGCATCTGGACCGCAGCAGGCCGTTCTGGGTGGTGGATCCGGTGGACGGGACCAGCTCGTTTATCAGCGGATTGC includes:
- a CDS encoding Ldh family oxidoreductase, producing MPKLELARLRVRLEKLYRNAGLGERDAAVLSDIILDAEAAGRGTHGLIRVGPQLKQLRGQGHPAGQWLADRPGYALYDGRDGLG